One region of Novipirellula artificiosorum genomic DNA includes:
- a CDS encoding metal-sensitive transcriptional regulator, with translation MDSGLLVACRFGSGWVQSPYSGSKTALMLPIFHLPSAMLSDEDKKKMTNRLRRVVGQVEAVGRMIEADNECVDILMQLSAATGALGKIGEIVLEDHLKASITKTLNNRDPADRQAEIEELIALLRKYADV, from the coding sequence ATGGATTCTGGCTTATTGGTAGCCTGTCGATTTGGCTCAGGTTGGGTACAATCACCGTATTCGGGGTCGAAAACGGCCCTCATGCTCCCCATTTTCCATCTGCCGAGTGCCATGCTGTCCGACGAAGATAAAAAGAAAATGACGAATCGCCTCCGCCGGGTCGTCGGCCAAGTGGAGGCTGTGGGGCGGATGATCGAAGCTGATAATGAATGTGTCGATATTCTAATGCAGCTTTCTGCGGCAACGGGGGCATTGGGGAAAATCGGCGAAATAGTGCTGGAAGATCATTTGAAGGCGAGTATCACCAAAACTCTTAATAATCGAGATCCGGCTGATCGCCAGGCGGAAATTGAAGAGCTGATCGCACTTTTGCGTAAGTATGCAGACGTGTAG
- a CDS encoding YkgJ family cysteine cluster protein, whose amino-acid sequence MPISRKHFECDGCGACCRSKLVDVYEIDTLRNPRIAEQMYPLCEPGLDGEVGYLNCISNGRCVFLRDDNRCGIYTTRPSVCVLYQAGSDDCQQCRLEAGVPLLEPTRHAQV is encoded by the coding sequence ATGCCAATATCAAGAAAACACTTCGAGTGTGATGGCTGCGGTGCCTGTTGCCGCAGCAAGTTGGTCGATGTCTACGAGATCGACACACTCAGAAACCCACGGATCGCGGAGCAGATGTATCCGCTGTGCGAACCTGGTCTTGATGGCGAAGTTGGCTACCTAAATTGCATCAGCAACGGCAGGTGTGTGTTTCTTCGCGATGACAATCGGTGCGGTATCTATACGACACGGCCATCGGTCTGCGTGCTCTATCAAGCAGGCAGCGACGATTGTCAACAATGCCGGCTTGAAGCTGGCGTTCCTTTGCTGGAGCCGACACGGCACGCGCAAGTGTGA
- a CDS encoding DUF932 domain-containing protein gives MATLTKANEELFRRTPDECYESFDTLYAECSRSREQSADLWERPQDISLTHDLTLCNGEGSEYRLNDWSFSQLCRTAGISKDTINRLSRKTASKVFEETLPQADKPMQFLTTKKQIRSVHGVAYTRLWNVELLDVVNEYASYFTPPQKAMDDVSTGLYCGEQDMFAFLIDPTGWAEINGEAFAPGFFIWNSEVGRRSVGIQTFWFQRVCQNHIVWDATEVMEFTRKHTANVRDSLSEIRIMLDNLVTVRDQRKGSFAAMIKKAMTERMGSDADEVTKVLTAEKIPRHLIKDAMEIARAQGGFTIFSIVDALTKLSQRVNYAGDRAALDAKIGSLLSLAV, from the coding sequence ATGGCTACTTTGACAAAAGCAAATGAAGAACTGTTTCGACGCACGCCCGATGAGTGTTACGAGTCGTTCGATACCTTGTACGCCGAGTGTTCGCGATCGCGTGAACAATCAGCGGACTTGTGGGAACGGCCGCAAGACATTTCGCTCACGCACGATCTGACGCTCTGCAATGGCGAAGGCTCGGAATACCGGCTGAACGATTGGTCGTTCTCGCAGCTCTGCCGCACGGCGGGCATCAGCAAGGATACGATCAACCGTCTGTCGCGGAAAACGGCCAGCAAGGTGTTCGAGGAAACACTGCCGCAGGCCGACAAGCCGATGCAATTCTTGACGACGAAAAAGCAGATTCGTAGCGTTCATGGTGTCGCTTACACGCGGCTGTGGAATGTCGAACTGCTGGATGTGGTCAACGAGTACGCTTCGTACTTCACGCCACCGCAAAAGGCGATGGATGATGTCAGCACCGGCTTGTATTGCGGCGAGCAGGATATGTTTGCATTCCTGATCGACCCGACTGGCTGGGCAGAGATCAATGGTGAAGCGTTCGCGCCGGGATTCTTCATCTGGAACAGCGAGGTCGGACGCCGTAGTGTCGGTATTCAAACCTTTTGGTTTCAGCGAGTTTGCCAAAACCACATCGTTTGGGATGCGACTGAAGTGATGGAGTTCACTCGCAAACACACCGCCAACGTGCGGGATTCTTTGTCTGAAATCCGCATCATGCTCGATAACTTGGTTACCGTTCGCGATCAACGCAAAGGCTCGTTCGCTGCGATGATCAAGAAGGCTATGACGGAGCGCATGGGCAGCGACGCGGATGAAGTCACCAAAGTCTTGACGGCGGAGAAGATTCCACGGCATCTGATCAAAGATGCGATGGAAATCGCGCGGGCTCAGGGCGGGTTCACTATATTTTCGATAGTCGACGCGCTCACCAAACTGTCACAACGGGTGAACTACGCAGGCGACCGGGCGGCACTCGATGCCAAGATCGGTAGCTTGCTGTCACTGGCGGTTTGA
- a CDS encoding DUF2924 domain-containing protein: protein MSPETKLKVAKLSDLTIGQLAAKYEKLFGEKCRSRNRRYVHRRIAWKLQADDEGGLSEQAILRATVVAGESLIRLTPPKSRKSKKDESKVPEKWDSRLPSPGNLIERQYKGQTLHVLVLTEGFEYDGEHYKSLTAVARAITGTHCSGFYFFKLGQAK from the coding sequence ATGAGTCCTGAAACGAAATTGAAAGTAGCGAAGCTGTCCGACTTGACGATCGGGCAACTCGCGGCGAAGTACGAAAAGCTATTTGGCGAAAAATGTCGCTCTCGAAATCGGCGGTACGTTCATCGCCGCATCGCGTGGAAGCTGCAAGCCGACGACGAAGGCGGATTGAGCGAACAGGCAATCTTGCGAGCCACCGTCGTGGCGGGCGAATCGTTGATTCGATTGACACCGCCGAAGTCACGCAAATCGAAGAAAGACGAGTCGAAGGTTCCCGAGAAATGGGATTCGCGACTGCCGTCACCAGGAAATCTGATCGAGCGACAGTACAAGGGCCAGACGCTGCACGTGCTCGTGTTGACCGAAGGGTTTGAATACGACGGCGAGCATTACAAGTCGCTGACCGCGGTGGCTCGAGCGATCACCGGAACCCACTGTAGCGGGTTTTACTTCTTCAAGCTGGGGCAGGCTAAATGA
- a CDS encoding recombinase family protein — protein sequence MSSKKTEASQPSIRCAIYTRKSTDERLDLQLNSLDSQRGAAEAFIASQKSEGWVCLPKLYDDGGFTGGNLDRPAFKQLMNDIEAGEIDCVVVYKVDRLSRSLLDFARAMETFDANGVSFVSVTQQFNTTHSMGRLTLNILLSFAQFERDIIGERIRDKIAAQRQKGLWCGGQPVLGYDVDRSETSPKLVINADEAAKVREIFDYYLKLRSLLPVVQKLEELGWANKTWLTRKGRQKGGRPFDKCSIHSLLTNVLYVGKIRHKENVYDGVHEPIIQPDVFDAVQKMLKEHGQGSGKRLINRHNALLKGLLYCPSCGYAMAHSPTKKKARLYRYYVCQTAIKRGHDQCGTGSIPAPAIEAAVVEALRCIVDDDGLKREVYKQSETLVQQRQERLDLQLRQLTNQRSRDKAELNRMATEGVAGELNDARRHDLQTRIERTRTQIEEVTDALAIAGQQSFGRSDVDEALGDFDRLWKMLKARERVQLLELLVSRVQYDRSDGTLAISYHPTAITALIQNGEEETE from the coding sequence ATGAGTAGCAAGAAAACCGAAGCGAGCCAGCCCAGCATTCGCTGTGCGATCTACACTCGCAAGTCGACCGACGAGCGATTGGACTTGCAATTGAACTCGCTCGATTCACAGCGCGGTGCCGCCGAAGCGTTCATCGCCAGCCAGAAATCGGAAGGCTGGGTGTGCTTGCCCAAACTGTACGACGATGGTGGTTTCACAGGCGGCAACCTGGATCGGCCGGCGTTCAAGCAATTGATGAATGACATCGAGGCCGGTGAGATCGACTGTGTTGTCGTTTACAAAGTTGACCGGCTCAGCCGATCGTTGCTGGACTTTGCCAGAGCGATGGAAACGTTTGATGCCAACGGCGTGTCGTTCGTTTCGGTGACACAACAGTTCAACACCACTCACTCGATGGGCCGATTGACGCTGAATATCCTGCTTTCATTCGCGCAATTTGAACGCGACATCATCGGCGAACGAATCCGCGACAAGATCGCCGCTCAGCGACAAAAGGGGCTGTGGTGTGGCGGACAACCGGTTCTCGGGTACGACGTTGATCGGTCCGAGACGAGTCCGAAACTGGTCATCAATGCGGACGAAGCCGCGAAGGTTCGCGAGATCTTTGACTACTACTTGAAGCTGCGTTCGTTGTTGCCGGTGGTTCAGAAGCTCGAAGAGCTCGGATGGGCGAACAAGACATGGCTGACGCGAAAGGGACGCCAAAAGGGCGGTCGGCCGTTCGACAAGTGTTCGATTCATTCGCTTTTGACCAACGTCCTGTACGTCGGCAAGATCCGGCACAAAGAGAATGTCTACGACGGAGTTCACGAACCGATCATCCAGCCCGATGTCTTTGATGCCGTGCAAAAGATGCTCAAAGAACACGGTCAGGGCAGCGGCAAGCGTTTGATTAATCGACACAACGCGTTGCTGAAAGGTTTGCTGTATTGTCCGTCGTGCGGATACGCGATGGCGCACAGTCCGACAAAGAAGAAGGCCAGGTTGTATCGTTACTACGTTTGTCAAACGGCCATCAAGCGAGGCCACGATCAATGCGGTACTGGCTCCATCCCCGCACCGGCGATTGAGGCGGCGGTCGTCGAAGCACTGCGCTGCATCGTGGATGACGACGGATTGAAGCGAGAAGTTTACAAGCAGTCCGAAACGTTGGTGCAACAGCGACAGGAGAGGTTGGATTTGCAACTTCGGCAACTGACCAATCAACGGTCACGCGATAAAGCCGAACTCAACCGCATGGCGACCGAGGGCGTAGCCGGCGAGCTGAACGACGCGCGGCGACATGACTTGCAAACGCGTATCGAAAGAACTCGGACGCAGATCGAAGAGGTAACCGATGCACTGGCGATCGCGGGGCAACAAAGTTTCGGACGCAGCGATGTCGATGAAGCCCTGGGCGACTTCGATCGGTTGTGGAAGATGCTTAAAGCGAGGGAACGGGTTCAATTGCTGGAGCTGTTGGTTTCGCGCGTGCAATACGATCGGTCCGACGGAACACTGGCAATTTCGTATCACCCCACAGCGATCACGGCGTTGATCCAAAACGGAGAGGAGGAGACTGAATGA